In Phaseolus vulgaris cultivar G19833 chromosome 7, P. vulgaris v2.0, whole genome shotgun sequence, the genomic stretch gactttaatgtggttattatgaccatatagCAAACATTTTCCATGAGAGTCTTTAATGTACTTCAGTATACAAATGACTtcattccaatgatcttcacatggagaattaagaaattgactcaccacactgaccgtaaaggaaatatcaggacgagtaacagtgagataATTCAGTTTTCCAACTAATCTCTTATACTTCTCGGGATCTAAAAGAGGCTCCCCTTGATTGGGTAGAAGTTTGATattgggatccatgggagtatcaacaaaattcaaattcatcaacccaatttcctccaaaatatccaatgcatattttctttgagagataacaataccaaaattcgattgtgctacctcaatccccaagaaatatctgagtttgtcaacatctttggtctgaaagtgttgacaaaggtgttgttttacttgtgagatgtCATGGTGATCACCgcctgtaagaacaatgtcatcaacatatactacaagatagatacaccaacactcgagtgacgataaaaaactgaatgatctgTTTCACTGCGATTCATATCAAACTGTTGAAAaacattgctaaatttttcAAACAAGGCCCTAAGAGACcgcttgaggccatataaggatttgtGAAGACAACATACCAATCTAGAAGACTCCCCGTGAGCAACAAAATCAGGAGGTTGCTCCACATAAATTTCTTCCTACAAATCCCCATTAATTATAAGAAAGGCCTTTTTGACATTCGGTTGATAAAGAGACCATTGTTGAAGAGCAACCATGgctatgaataagcgaacaTAAGTCATCTTTGTcactggagaaaaagtatcaccatagtctaaaccaaaaatttgggtataacccttagccacaagaGAAGCTTTGAGACAATCAATAGTACCATTaggaccaactttgatagcaaaaattcACCCGCAACCAACATCagatttcctagatggtaaaggaacaagtttCAAGTTCCATTAattattctgaagcgcattcatttTATCAAGCATGACTTACGCCAACCAGGATGAGCTAAGGAATCACCTACAAattttggaatggatacagAAGAAATAGACGGAAGGAATgtataaaagggttgagatagtctatggtaacAAATGTGGAAAGGGATTATAagtagaacgtatacctttacggatagcaaaataggaagatcaggttcaacTGTCAGAGCCGgagggggatgaggtgttggcacTCGAAGAGAGTCATCTAATGGACTATGAGACGTTTGACGACgactatacacctgaagagttggCGGCGGTGATAATGTTTACGTGCACTAAGCACAACAAGAagaatattaacttgattagataAAGACATAgaaggagaaggacaagacttaaagtaaagggaagattcactCAAGGTGACATCtactgaaataaaataacagtttagagaaggtgagaaacatttatatcctttttgtgatctagtgaaccctTAAAAGACACATTGACTTGagagataatttatcaagaccaagactaaaattaagaataaagcATGCAGACCtaaaaactttgggaggtaaaaagtggagagggtcatgcagaaataaaataaaatgaggaattttgtcatctaaaactgaagatggcatgcgattaatgagataacaaGCACTAAGAACAACATCACCCTAACAATGTTGAGGAACATCATCATAgattaaaatagtacgagtttgtttcaacaagatgtttATTCTTGCACTCAACTACCCCATTTTGTTCAGGTGTATAAacacatgaagtttgatgaataataccatattaaaagaaaagaaagaataaagtAAATTTCTTGTGTATATTAAATACATAGGgataggaaaagaaacatatatGGACTAAGtccattacataaataaaaatatctacaATATCTGAtgataatatctaattatatttaacaatttgtattctaattttaaaataaatatgcatatgtctggaaaatattttacttgAGATACTTTATTTTGTGAATTTTGTAGGAGCTGAGGTTGTATTGATGAAGTTTATTTGTGAGCTTCAATATTTTTTCAGTTTTCATTCTACTTTGTGTAACGTTCATTTGGTAATTTATCACTTCTACTgctttttctttctaatttttttagttaaggTTGCTTGTACCAGCAAGTATACGAAAAAAATCACTTCATATGTTCCAagtgtatttttcttaaatCCACAATAAACATTAATCAACCTTCTTAAGTACTGCTGAAGCTAATCTTAGTTTGTTTCTTGTACGAAGAATTATACAGATATTCATAATTCATGGGGTGAATTAAGTTTATACCTCttacattttaattaatattcctCCATCCACAATCAAACAAGAAGCTCtgtactttttaaaattatgtctATACTTCTCTGTTAGTTTTATgaacatattatttatataaatgtgTAGATATTATACTGTTTTtagtatattattaaatattataaactatATAGTAGTAGTATcgtttttattgaatttatatataaaaaatatatagtatttaataaaatatacttaTAAAGAAGTTTATTCTGTACTTATCTATTAAAAAATAGCATATTGTtcacattatttatttaaaatagctTATAAAATGACTAATgaaaaatagtaatttatatttttattgttataattttcttatactTGTTTTGTCAAAATTATAGGCTAATTTAAAGTTACTTAAAtcctcttttaaattatttgtgttatttcaaaagttgaaaataaagaaactgtaaataattttaatcaaCAAATTTTCAATACCAACAATTGCGTAAAATTTGTTCAAAAATATtcaactaaattttaaaaagaaaaaaaaaattaccctTGATAGAGAATAAACTTATAGATAAATCTGTGTTTTTAATTCGTATTTGTCTCGCcactgaaattgaaaaaaaaaaagtagtaagTTTCTATTCCAAAaagaaattatgaaaaaatcGTAAGTATTTACAGTTTAACTGAtcgtatgaatttttttatgaaattttaataatGCAGCATACAAATAGAACTGTAAATAGAATGCGTAGTtttattctataattattattacatatcaataagataaaatatttcttattaaaTACTAATATAACTATCGACAGTAATTTaccatataaattatttttaattttgaaaataaacatgATGGTATACTTTAAGTATAAAAAATGTATTGGGATCtatttaaaatgtaatataGCAATTATActgaataaatatatatttcacattttaattgatagcattaaataaaagaataagatagaaaaatcatctacaactaaacgaaaaaaaaattgagatccCTTTTCCAACTTTGGAGGCATAAGGGGtggaaaagaagttagaaagaAGTTTCAAGAAAGTACTGAGTACAGCAGCAATGGACTTTGAAATTGATGTTATTTTTGAGGTCTCTGGAGGGATCTCCTTCTCCATTGAAGTTAATCGCTTCGAAACAATCCgtgaagtcaaagagaagatccaAACCATCCACCATATTCCCATTTCCCAACAATATTTCGTTTTCAATGGCCAACATCTCCAAGATCATCTCTACGTTTATACCACTCCAATCCTTCACCGATCCCGCATTCATCTACTTATCACCACCGCCGATGCCGCAAACCTTGCGCCTCCTCCGCCGCCGCCGCCGACTCCACCGCCGATGAATTGCCATTCTTTTCCGGCACAACCGCTGCTGGAGCGGCAACCGTCAACACTTCCGAGCACCAAGATGCCGGATAACGCATCGGTAACGCAGCGGCGAATGACGACGACAGTGACGTTGAGCCTGAAAATGCCAAAATCCACAGATCGTATCCGTATAGAAATGGACAGAAAGGACACCGTTGGGAAGCTGAAGGAGAAGATTGCGGCGCACCAAGACATGCAAGGTGTGCCTGTGAATAGGATCGCGCTGCAGTTGCATTCAAGGCGCCAGGAATTGAAGGATCACGTGGCTCTGCAAGATTATGCGGTTGTAGAGAATCCTGAGATTGATGTGTTCTTGAAGCCGCCTCTTCCGGTGGCCGGTAGCCGCAGAACGCATCCTGGGAAGCTGAAAGTGAAGGTATTACCGATGCTAACAAAGCAGAAGATCGAGATAGAGGTGTTTCCTATGGACACGGTGTCCGTGTTGAAACCGAAGCTGGAGGAGTTGCAGCGGATGCTAGGGTTCCGTCTTCCGGAAGGTAACGGTTATTTTTTCATTCACAAACAACGAGATATGCATGAAGACCAAACATTTCATTGGCACGGAGTCAGTGACGGTGACACCATTGAAACTTTTGATGGATTCATTATAACAAACCCCCAATCTTAATTCCATCTCTTTAAATCTTAATTCCTTCTCTTTAATTCTTCTATTAAGAGAAATGCTAATTTGAGAAGTGCAGAGCCTCAAATTTACAATTGTAATGTAAATAACTTTACCTCAATCTAATCTATTCACATGGTCCACGATTCAACAACAAAATGACATTAATTTCAGTGCATCAAAATGTGTAATTATTCTCCCTCCAAAtatagaataaattttttttaacactCAAATATTTAAGAGTTAAGTGAATGTAACTAGGTTCAAAGTATTCTTGTTCACCTCCAAATAAACCACTGAGATCATTTTTCTTAGTAATAATACCTTCACACCATACACATTAAAAATACTcatttcatcttttcttttctgttaTGAATTGAGTATATCCATTCTGATATTTTTACTTTagtagtttttcttttcttttcgatTTAATCTTTTCACTTCAAAGTAGTGTATGAGTTCCTTCGTCACTCAGAATGTCTCAAATACGATTTGGGTATCAGCCTTTGCTTTTTCTATGACTTTTATTGTTGATTTTCTTTTGGgcaactttttttttccttatactaaatcattaataatatatatataagtaatgAAAAAATGTTTACTTTTGATTGTTTGATGCGATATATACAACACATTAGACATAAGTACAATggtaagtcacctaccaaaaatAGTAACGATCCATGGTACCATACCAAAAAATAGACAAGTTTATATCATGGTGTTAcatataaataaacatatacACATTAGTTAGGATATCATGTATTTCATATATAAAAGCATGATTTTGACTTAGCTCACTTGATCTCTTTCTTAACAATTATCCAGTTGGAAATTGAATTCATAACTTTGGCTTCGATATCAATTCTTGAATCAAATGCTTACCATTAAAGTTATGGCTCATAATCATGGTGTAACTCGTTCTACTTAAGATTGTAACAACCTAAGTACTATATGGTTTAATTATGATTAGGCTCACTAATTACAACCTTGAGATAATTTATGTCACACCAATACCTGTCATAGTAACAACTCGAAAGTCAACACAAAAAATGCAATGTCATAACTCCATCATGACCTTTATCAAATGAGAGCGTAGTGACTAATATAATTCACCATAATGaattattaaaagaatatattatttcatcACAAAAATTGACTTTAATGATAAATAGTCAACGCTGACTCGTGATTGTCGTCCatcttttatcaataaaaaatatgactCTCCATGACTGAAAGCTATGATCTTTGTGTCAACTCCCTATAAAAGACGTTATTAGCCTCAATTAAACCCGCACTAAGATGAACATTACATATTAAACATTAATTAGTTATGAGAATGTAGCATCAACTTAGTGGACTAAAaggttataaaatttaattattttttaataaatagagTTGGCTTAATTAGTATTTgtcatattaatttaatttgtgttGGTTTGATCGATGCTAATGAccgtaatttaaaaaatatatataattttcatttataataaaataaaataaattgaaaagatTTGTAGTAGATGAATGAGATGGGAAAATAACTATGAATAAAAGAGatgaaagattttttatttttttttgagttcttaacaaaaaaaaaattgatcttttattttattgcttACGTTATTTTATTACTTAAATGTTTCCTAACTTGTGTTTTCTTATTATCTAGCTCATATAGTGGTTAAAGGAAAATTTTGGTTTGACACAGTCTTTTATCAAATCATTTgacaattaatttaaataataaaatattctattataaataaatataaataaaactaaaatattataataaaataattatttatgaagTTGTAATGTTATTGAACAAAAGAAAGTGTCAAGCTATCATGATACTTAAAGGTTTTTtctaatttcattaattaatttcttattttcttttatttgtgaaataaatatataatattcaattgTAGTTCAATAAATAACCGCAAAGTTATGAATGTTACTATTATATAATGTAATGGtgacatatttttttaacttctaAAACTCTAGGATATATGATGATCTTTAATTACTTAACTCTTAGGTTGTTTTTTGTGAGTTTCAATTTATGTGTTTATAGtgtatacattttttaaaacatatttctttaattttagtgTATAAAAGTTTGATTACTttaaatattctattttttcatgagtattttataatatttatatgttttattatcATATTTCTGCATTTGGCTGAGGTTTACTAGATTACATGTtaacaaaaaaggaaaaaaatgaacTAAATAAATTgtactaaaaataatttgtaatataGATGATGGTTCATTCCAAAATCGTCGTCTATATCACTACATAAACGACAATTATAGATATAAAACATTGTCTATAAATGTTTTTtactctttatttatttatgtcaCGCTAGAGATATAAATTACAATTATATAAGTATAAGTATAAACAACAGATTCACTTAAAATTGtcctttatttaaaaattatagagGACAACATAAGTCATCGTCTATAACATGAATGTTTAGAAAACGATTACAAATATATCAACTCGAATGTTGATATTTATGGGCCTTTTTATAGTCATGAgtgtaaagtaaaaaaaaatctgttgtaaaataataattatattagtgCATTAAATTATGCATTACCCAAAGTGAAAAAGCAAGACATCAATCCCTTCCAAATCCATTTAATGCAACAATTACTATTCAtcccaaaaataatttatgtctTAAGGTTATTTTATCCCGGGTAAAAAATGAAACACTCCAagacaaatattatttatttaaacacAATTCCACTAAAATAATCTTATTTTCTCTTAACTTCAATACATGCAggtcaattttattaaaaaaatgtttgacacgtgttaattttttcatatagaAAAACTTCGTATTGATAAAAACTTCAATAACTATATTATTAAGTcctattatttaaataaaagtatCTATTTTGGGACACATGTTCAATGTTGGAACTGAAATTATTTGAGGAAAAAGGAGTAATTAATTATAACTTGTCCCTCAGGAACTTTTTTGTTTAGGGAAGTTTAGAAGTTTTCAGAAACCAAAGCACAAGAATGatgccttttttttttatcaagaagaTGGTTTCttgaatgaaatgaaatttaTGGGAAATGACATCAAGATCATGATGCCGATTTGGAACGTTTGTTGGGTACAGTTACAAATTAACCGTCTCACTTCATAGCGAGTGGAGGGATTTTCTTAATTTGCACCCATTTACTCACTTCTCAACAATAGCCGTTATAAATGGATGACGACGGAACGCTGTTGCCGCcgaggttgaggtggagaataCAGTACAGAGGCAAGAAGACGGTGGATGCGTCACTGACACCGTCACAGCAGACGCAACCTACGACGGTGACCTCGCCGAGGGAGTGGTCGACAATCGTGCTGAAAGTGAAAGTGCCTGCGAGGAAAGAACGTGTTCCAATAGAAATGGACGTCAACGACACCGTTATGAAGCTGAAGGAGAAAATTCTAGAACAGAAAGGGATGTACGCCGTGGGAGTGGAGAGAGTAGTGTTGCAATGGCATAAAGAGCACGTGGAATTGGTGGACCGACAGTTGTTGAAGGATTTCGTAGATTTCGATCAACGTGAGATCGATGTGTACTTAAAGCCTCCGCCGCGACCGCCGCGGACGGTGAGGATGAAGTTGTCGGTGGTGCCGGTGAACTCGAAAGAGAGGATAGAGGTGGAGGTTAGGGCTGAGGAAAGCGTGTCGGTGTTGAGGCAGCGGATAGAGCAGGCGCACCGGATGGTTAGGTTTCGTCTTCCCACTCGCGGTCGTTATGTTTTCATTCACAATGAAAAAACGATGGACGAAAAAATGTCGTTTCGTTGGCACCGTGTTAAGCACGGTGACACCATTCGCATGCTCGATGGGTACTTGGTGAAAAATAAGAACACCCTCTCTGGATACATGATGCAAGATCAAAACGACGTCGCTCAATATCGTTCGTGACGACAAAGATTGTTGCCAGCTATTATTTGGCGGGAATGTTAGTGTTTCTTGCATAGAATTGTACGAGTAATGTGTAATATACAGTTTAACTGAACTTCGAAAATGAACGTTGGATCAATAGGTAATGGTAATAGTCGTTTTGTAGCAATTTTCTTGATAATAAAATGGACAATGATACACATACACCTATTATAAATACTTCTTTTTCCTTTCGATCTCTATCTTCCTAACACATCATTTTGTTTCTCTCTAAGTGTATCTAAGGTGTTGAACAACATTTTGGGTATCAATGAATCATTTTCAGAATAAAATTAGGTTATTGGTTTTGAATAGTAAGGACTAATGTTGTGTTGAGGTGTAGCATGCAATGGAAGACAGTTCGAAGCTTCCAGATGGACTGATTCTAGTACACTCCAACAAAAAACAAGGTAATTCGCTATTTGATATGCTTTATGGTAGTTCGCATGCAGAAAAATTGCCCTAACTTCTTAATAACATCATTTCAAATATGTAAATATAAAACGGTATTATCTTATTAACACCACTTGAAATTTGATATTAGACATTCTTTTAGGAAGCAAAAATGTTAGACATCTTATTAACAACATCTTactaattttcaaatatttcacgcatttaattttacttataaAACTAGTTGAGAAATATTTCAATATttcaaaagacaaaaaaaaacacaagattaattataaaattataaaaaaattatagtatttTCATAACATATCTATGCGTAAAACTaaaaattttaagatttttaaccCGCTCTCTGATTAATGTTTACATACAAAATCTCACAATGCTCCTAAATACAAAttgaaaaaacataatttactcaaataattttttttgtgaacTTATATCAGACACCAGCGATTTACAACTTATTTCGCCTGCTTTTAACTCCATTTATATTTCCGTCCCTGTATTCAATGTCTAGTTaatcttaagaaaaaaaaatgtatatatatagtaaaaaaaacGTTCATTGATTGCAAAATACTGAATAGCAGGTAATCGTACTTTTTTATTTCAACATAAATGAACGTATCAAAGTCTGATTTTTATTAACATGAATAAGATTACGTTATATTTCATCTCCTATTAAGCCCGTCTTCATTGATTGGGCCTGACCCATTTTCCTTGcgttcctttctttctt encodes the following:
- the LOC137828861 gene encoding ubiquitin domain-containing protein 7SL RNA1-like, producing MDFEIDVIFEVSGGISFSIEVNRFETIREVKEKIQTIHHIPISQQYFVFNGQHLQDHLYVYTTPILHRSRIHLLITTADAANLAPPPPPPPTPPPMNCHSFPAQPLLERQPSTLPSTKMPDNASVTQRRMTTTVTLSLKMPKSTDRIRIEMDRKDTVGKLKEKIAAHQDMQGVPVNRIALQLHSRRQELKDHVALQDYAVVENPEIDVFLKPPLPVAGSRRTHPGKLKVKVLPMLTKQKIEIEVFPMDTVSVLKPKLEELQRMLGFRLPEGNGYFFIHKQRDMHEDQTFHWHGVSDGDTIETFDGFIITNPQS
- the LOC137827990 gene encoding uncharacterized protein, whose protein sequence is MDDDGTLLPPRLRWRIQYRGKKTVDASLTPSQQTQPTTVTSPREWSTIVLKVKVPARKERVPIEMDVNDTVMKLKEKILEQKGMYAVGVERVVLQWHKEHVELVDRQLLKDFVDFDQREIDVYLKPPPRPPRTVRMKLSVVPVNSKERIEVEVRAEESVSVLRQRIEQAHRMVRFRLPTRGRYVFIHNEKTMDEKMSFRWHRVKHGDTIRMLDGYLVKNKNTLSGYMMQDQNDVAQYRS